The genomic window TCAATTAAGAGTATAAAGTATTTTTTAAGACATTACTATCTTGGTCATTAGGAAAGTAGGAAAGCATCGTTTGATTATCCTGAAAGACTAGAAGAGTCACTTTTCTTTTTGGGTAAATAGTCTGGAATTCTTTTGAGACCCGTTCAGCAGCTTTCGACAACATGATATACTCGATTCAGGATAAAAAATCATCTGCCTCCTTTTGGTGATGATGTGGGAGCAACGTGAAGCAGCTAGAGAAAAATACTGTAATTTCCTTGAAAAAATTAATTGGTCACAACTTGGCAATAACTATTCGTTATTCTTAGAGTATCAGGAAGCGGATTGGCATTACCACAGCTTCAACGATTGAAAGAATATGTTAGTGAGTAGCTGAAATCAAAGGAGGAGAATATTATGAAAAAAATGGCGCTTTGGAAAAAGCTGACATTGGCAACTGTTGTGATTTGTGGATTGTTTTTCGGTGGTATCACACTTGCTCAAAATTTATCAGAGCAATCTATTCTGGCGGCATCAAACAATCAAGAAACTGAGGAAGAAGCAATAGCAAGAACACAGAAGGAATTTGAGCGGATCGACAAGATGTCTGTTCAAGAATATTATATCGACTACTTAGATTATGATCCTAGGATTATGGCAGACTTTGAAGAAAAATATGCAGAGGATGCTAACGAGGTCAAGATCAAAGACCTTGACAATGAAAAATCCAACTATCTAATGGCGTTGACTTCATTTTATGAGAATGGTGATCAGCCGATCTTGGCAAGAAATGAGCAAAAGGAAAATGGGGAAGTTATTATTGGTGCAAATGGAGAATATGCGTATTCTTTGGAAACTTTATCTGGTGATGTGGCAGCACTATCTGATGCTATTGATTCTACTACGCCGATTATCGAAATTTGCGTAAGACATGGAGTAGATCCGGAAGGGAAAATTCGAGACTTGACCCCTGAGATCATTGTGGAGATCGATCGGAAACTATTCGAGATATCTGATCATCCGAAATAGAAGGTAAAGGAAAGAACATATGAAAACTATTTTGATCGTTGAAGATGAAGTGAAAATCAATCAGCTGATATATAGCAGTTTGACTGCTGTCGGTTATCAATGCTTCCAGGCTCATTATGGCATGGAAGCTCTTGCCGTTTTAAAGAAAGAAGCGGTTGATCTAATTATTTTAGATATCCAATTGCCGGATATTGACGGCTTTTCTTTGATTAAAAATATCAAAGAAATCCCGGTCATCTATCTGACTGCTCGTTCTGCGATTGAAGACCGAGTCAAGGGGCTCAATGCAGGAGCCGAAGACTATATGGTAAAGCCCTTTGCCTTGGACGAGCTGATTGCACGAGTTCAAGTGGTTTTACGACGTTTTGATTCTGAAGAGGATGTTTTCAAATGGAAGGATTTGAGTGTGGATTTTCAAACGTATAAAGTAGCGTTAGCCGGGATAGAAGTCGATTTAAAGCCGCAGGAGTTCAGTTTGTTGGAAGTGTTTATTCGTCATAAAAACATGGCGTTGACACGAGAACAATTGCTGCAATTGGCGTGGGGCTTTGATTATTTTGGCGATGAACGAACGGTGGATGTTCACGTCCAAAGACTCAGAAAAAAATTAAAGCTGGAGC from Enterococcus sp. 9E7_DIV0242 includes these protein-coding regions:
- a CDS encoding response regulator transcription factor — translated: MKTILIVEDEVKINQLIYSSLTAVGYQCFQAHYGMEALAVLKKEAVDLIILDIQLPDIDGFSLIKNIKEIPVIYLTARSAIEDRVKGLNAGAEDYMVKPFALDELIARVQVVLRRFDSEEDVFKWKDLSVDFQTYKVALAGIEVDLKPQEFSLLEVFIRHKNMALTREQLLQLAWGFDYFGDERTVDVHVQRLRKKLKLEQQLKTVFKLGYRLEVE